A window from Thermomonas aquatica encodes these proteins:
- the kdsB gene encoding 3-deoxy-manno-octulosonate cytidylyltransferase yields the protein MTVPDFVVAIPARYAASRLPGKPLRLIGGEPMVLHVARRALAAGAGEVWVATDDARIADALQGSGVRVAMTSAGHQSGTDRLAECARIAGWADDAIVVNLQGDEPFAPADGIACVARAVADSGAGIATLAAAIDDIDTLLDPNAVKVVLAGNGDALYFSRAPVPWPRDAFARDRSAMPEGRWLRHIGIYGYRASALRAFAALPQGALERTESLEQLRALEAGWRIAVSLAPSPFPPGVDTPEDLERAERTYQAQERNRI from the coding sequence ATGACCGTTCCGGATTTCGTCGTCGCCATCCCCGCGCGCTACGCCGCTTCGCGCCTGCCCGGCAAGCCGTTGCGGCTGATCGGCGGCGAGCCGATGGTGCTGCACGTGGCCCGCCGCGCGCTGGCCGCAGGCGCGGGCGAGGTGTGGGTGGCGACCGATGACGCGCGCATCGCCGACGCCTTGCAGGGCAGCGGCGTGCGGGTGGCGATGACCTCGGCCGGGCACCAGTCCGGCACCGATCGGCTGGCCGAATGTGCGCGCATCGCCGGCTGGGCCGACGACGCCATCGTGGTCAACCTGCAGGGCGACGAGCCGTTCGCGCCGGCCGACGGCATCGCCTGCGTGGCGCGGGCGGTGGCCGACAGCGGCGCCGGCATCGCCACCCTCGCGGCAGCGATCGACGACATCGACACCTTGCTGGATCCCAATGCGGTGAAGGTCGTGCTGGCCGGCAACGGCGACGCGCTGTACTTCAGCCGCGCGCCGGTGCCGTGGCCGCGCGATGCGTTCGCCAGGGACCGCAGCGCGATGCCGGAAGGCCGCTGGCTGCGCCACATCGGCATCTACGGCTATCGCGCCTCGGCCCTGCGCGCGTTCGCCGCGTTGCCGCAGGGCGCGCTGGAACGCACCGAGTCGCTGGAACAGCTGCGCGCGCTGGAAGCCGGCTGGCGGATCGCGGTCAGCCTTGCGCCGTCGCCGTTCCCGCCGGGCGTGGACACGCCGGAAGACCTCGAGCGTGCCGAGCGCACGTACCAGGCACAGGAAAGGAATCGCATTTGA
- a CDS encoding low molecular weight protein-tyrosine-phosphatase — MGVLMVCLGNICRSPMAEGVLRARLAEAGLAGQVRVDSAATGRSHIGHAPDERAIACAGKHGIDISRQRARALELEDFDEFDFILCADRTILHDARIRKPRTSHADVELLLEWSGVGKKDVPDPYYGDARDFEKAFKLADAAALGVVERIRQGRY, encoded by the coding sequence CTGGGTGTGCTGATGGTCTGCCTGGGCAACATCTGCCGTTCGCCGATGGCGGAAGGCGTGTTGCGCGCCCGCCTCGCGGAGGCCGGCCTGGCCGGGCAGGTGCGGGTGGATTCCGCCGCGACCGGGCGTTCGCACATCGGCCATGCGCCGGACGAGCGCGCCATCGCCTGCGCCGGCAAGCACGGCATCGACATCTCCCGGCAACGCGCGCGCGCGCTGGAACTCGAGGATTTCGACGAGTTCGATTTCATCCTCTGCGCCGACCGCACCATCCTGCACGATGCGCGCATCCGCAAGCCGCGCACCTCGCATGCGGACGTCGAGCTGCTGCTGGAATGGAGCGGCGTCGGCAAGAAGGACGTGCCCGATCCGTACTACGGCGACGCCCGCGATTTCGAGAAGGCGTTCAAGCTGGCCGATGCGGCGGCGCTGGGCGTGGTCGAGCGCATCCGCCAGGGACGCTACTGA
- the pgsA gene encoding CDP-diacylglycerol--glycerol-3-phosphate 3-phosphatidyltransferase, with protein MKLTIPTWLTLARIAMIPVLVAVYYLDYRWTNVAATAIFAFASITDWLDGWIARRYQQYSAFGAFLDPVADKLMVAVALVITVQHHHTVWMALWASVIIGREIAVSALREWMAELGQRAKVAVATVGKIKTIVQMVALGFLLYREPLLGLPIFQIGEWLLAAAAILTLWSGFEYARAAWPALRAQENAVAAQRGVDTRK; from the coding sequence ATGAAGTTGACGATACCGACATGGCTGACGTTGGCGCGGATCGCGATGATCCCGGTGCTGGTGGCGGTCTATTACCTGGACTACCGCTGGACCAATGTCGCCGCGACCGCGATCTTCGCCTTCGCCTCGATCACCGACTGGCTGGACGGCTGGATCGCGCGTCGCTACCAGCAGTACTCGGCGTTCGGCGCCTTCCTCGACCCGGTCGCCGACAAGCTGATGGTGGCGGTCGCGCTGGTGATCACCGTGCAGCACCACCACACGGTGTGGATGGCGCTGTGGGCCAGCGTGATCATCGGCCGCGAGATCGCGGTCTCGGCGCTGCGCGAATGGATGGCCGAGCTGGGCCAGCGGGCGAAGGTGGCGGTGGCCACGGTGGGCAAGATCAAGACCATCGTGCAGATGGTGGCGCTGGGCTTCCTGTTGTACCGCGAGCCGTTGCTGGGACTGCCGATTTTCCAGATCGGCGAATGGCTGTTGGCCGCCGCCGCGATCCTGACACTGTGGTCCGGATTCGAGTACGCGCGCGCCGCGTGGCCGGCATTGCGCGCGCAGGAAAATGCCGTCGCTGCACAGCGAGGTGTTGACACCCGGAAATGA
- a CDS encoding FMN-binding glutamate synthase family protein yields the protein MSRYTAYVASIALMLVSLLLAQAQPGWWWAAAAFAALALLGTLDLLQRKSTLRRNYPILAHFRYGLESIGPEMRQYFIESDLAEVPFSRQQRALVYQRAKRMNDVRPFGTQQDVYGVDYEWINHSLAPASIPSSDFRIVIGADSAQPYSASVFNISAMSFGSLSAAAIRALNAGAKRGGFYHDTGEGSISPYHREAGGDLVWELGSGYFGCRNDDGSFSEERFAAQARDPQVKMIEIKLSQGAKPGHGGVLPAAKVSAEISATRGVPMGRDCVSPARHSAFTTPLGLLQFVARLRDLSGGKPTGFKLAIGHPWEWFGIAKAMHESGILPDFIVVDGAEGGTGAAPAEFIDHVGVPMHEALMLVHNTLVGLELRERIRIGAAGKIVGAFDIARTLSMGADWCNAARGYMFALGCIQSMSCHTDRCPTGIATQDSRRWKRLDVPDKASRVAEFHGNTLHALRDLLCAAGLEHPDQLGPEHILRRVSPTEVRSLGALYRFLKPGELLGGGIPEHAVFQDFWQAARSDAFMPPENVLRLRSGKSN from the coding sequence GTGTCCCGTTACACAGCCTATGTCGCCAGCATCGCGCTGATGCTCGTCTCGTTGCTGCTGGCGCAAGCGCAGCCAGGCTGGTGGTGGGCGGCGGCGGCCTTCGCCGCGCTGGCGCTGCTCGGCACCCTCGACCTGCTGCAACGCAAGAGCACGTTGCGCCGCAACTACCCGATCCTGGCCCATTTCCGCTACGGGCTGGAATCGATCGGCCCGGAGATGCGGCAGTACTTCATCGAGTCCGACCTCGCCGAGGTGCCGTTCTCGCGCCAGCAGCGCGCGCTGGTCTACCAGCGGGCCAAGCGGATGAACGACGTGCGCCCGTTCGGCACCCAGCAGGACGTGTACGGCGTGGACTACGAGTGGATCAACCATTCGCTGGCGCCCGCCTCGATCCCTTCGTCCGACTTCCGCATCGTCATCGGCGCCGACAGCGCGCAGCCGTATTCGGCCAGCGTGTTCAACATCTCGGCGATGAGCTTCGGTTCGCTGTCGGCGGCGGCGATCCGCGCGCTCAACGCGGGCGCGAAGCGCGGCGGCTTCTACCACGACACCGGCGAAGGCTCGATCTCGCCCTACCACCGCGAGGCCGGCGGCGACCTGGTGTGGGAACTCGGCTCCGGCTATTTCGGTTGCCGCAACGACGACGGCAGCTTCAGCGAGGAACGTTTCGCAGCGCAGGCGCGCGACCCGCAGGTGAAGATGATCGAGATCAAGCTGTCGCAGGGCGCCAAGCCCGGCCATGGCGGGGTATTGCCGGCGGCCAAGGTCAGTGCGGAGATCTCGGCCACGCGCGGGGTGCCGATGGGCCGGGACTGCGTGTCGCCGGCGCGGCATTCGGCGTTCACCACGCCGCTTGGATTGCTGCAATTCGTGGCCCGCCTGCGCGATCTGTCGGGGGGCAAGCCGACCGGTTTCAAGCTCGCCATCGGCCATCCCTGGGAATGGTTCGGGATCGCCAAGGCGATGCACGAGAGCGGGATCCTGCCGGACTTCATCGTGGTCGACGGCGCCGAGGGCGGCACCGGCGCGGCGCCGGCGGAATTCATCGACCATGTCGGCGTGCCGATGCACGAGGCGCTGATGCTGGTGCACAACACCCTGGTGGGGCTGGAGCTGCGCGAGCGGATCAGGATCGGCGCCGCCGGCAAGATCGTCGGTGCGTTCGACATCGCGCGCACGCTGTCGATGGGCGCGGACTGGTGCAACGCCGCGCGCGGCTACATGTTCGCGCTGGGCTGCATCCAGTCGATGAGCTGCCACACCGACCGTTGCCCGACCGGCATCGCCACCCAGGACTCGCGGCGCTGGAAGCGGCTCGACGTGCCGGACAAGGCCAGCCGGGTCGCCGAATTCCATGGCAACACCCTGCATGCGCTGCGCGACCTGTTGTGCGCGGCGGGCCTGGAGCATCCGGACCAGCTCGGGCCGGAGCACATCCTGCGCCGCGTCTCGCCGACCGAGGTGCGTTCGCTCGGCGCGCTGTACCGCTTCCTCAAGCCCGGCGAATTGCTCGGCGGCGGCATCCCGGAGCACGCGGTGTTCCAGGACTTCTGGCAAGCCGCCCGCAGTGATGCCTTCATGCCGCCCGAGAATGTCCTGCGGCTGCGGTCGGGCAAGTCGAACTGA
- the uvrC gene encoding excinuclease ABC subunit UvrC → MSRRKADPPGFDGKAAAAALPAAPGVYRMLNADGGVLYVGKARALRNRVGSYFNATPKPTRIMAMLAQVARIEVTVTRSEADALLLENQLIKSLQPRYNVMLRDDKSYPFVLLTREDWPRIAFHRGPRAIPGRYFGPYPSAVSVRDTLNLMHKLFRLRSCEDSVFRNRSRPCLQHQIGRCSAPCVGLVDAGDYAHAVRRASLFLEGRSEELGDELAAAMQQASDSLEFEQAARLRDLIATIRKLQARQYVDGRNADLDVLAVAMQGASACVLLLAFRDGRNLGTRAFFPRTNGEDSAAEVLAAFVSQYYAEQPPPAEIVLDRDIPERELIEQALAEHAGRRVELRSNVRGERAAHLDLVKRNAELALATELTSSGAQQARVDGLRELLGLAEPPKRIECFDISHTMGEATVASCVVFDAAGPVRNQYRRYNIAGIEPGDDYAAMHQALQRRFRPAVEGEPDIVLPDVLLIDGGAGQVAQARDVLQENGVAGVVLVGVAKGPARKAGAETLLLPDGREVQPGAASPALQLVQQVRDEAHRFAITGHRGRRQKARATSRLEDIAGIGPRRRAALLKHFGGLSGLKAAAVDDIARVEGVNRALAERIWASLHGLEQGAANEQA, encoded by the coding sequence ATGAGCAGGCGCAAGGCCGACCCGCCTGGGTTCGACGGCAAGGCCGCCGCCGCCGCGTTGCCGGCCGCGCCGGGCGTGTACCGGATGCTCAATGCCGACGGCGGCGTGCTCTACGTCGGCAAGGCGCGCGCGCTGCGCAACCGCGTCGGCAGCTATTTCAACGCCACGCCCAAGCCGACCCGGATCATGGCGATGCTCGCGCAGGTCGCGCGCATCGAGGTCACCGTCACCCGCAGCGAGGCCGACGCGCTGCTGCTGGAAAACCAGCTGATCAAGTCGCTGCAGCCGCGCTACAACGTGATGCTGCGCGACGACAAGAGCTACCCGTTCGTGCTGCTGACCAGGGAAGACTGGCCGCGGATCGCCTTCCATCGCGGGCCGCGCGCCATTCCGGGCCGTTACTTCGGCCCGTATCCGAGCGCGGTGTCGGTGCGCGACACGCTCAACCTCATGCACAAGCTGTTCCGCCTGCGCAGCTGCGAGGACAGCGTGTTCCGCAACCGCAGCCGGCCCTGCCTGCAGCACCAGATCGGGCGCTGCAGCGCGCCCTGCGTGGGCCTGGTCGATGCCGGCGATTACGCGCATGCCGTGCGCCGCGCCAGCCTGTTCCTGGAAGGCCGCAGCGAGGAGCTCGGCGACGAGCTGGCGGCGGCGATGCAGCAGGCCAGCGACAGCCTCGAGTTCGAGCAGGCCGCGCGCCTGCGCGACCTGATCGCGACCATCCGCAAGCTGCAGGCGCGGCAATACGTGGATGGCCGCAACGCCGACCTCGACGTGCTGGCGGTGGCGATGCAGGGCGCTTCCGCCTGCGTGCTGCTGCTGGCGTTCCGCGACGGCCGCAACCTCGGCACCCGCGCCTTCTTCCCCAGGACCAATGGCGAGGACAGCGCCGCCGAGGTGCTGGCCGCATTCGTCTCGCAGTACTACGCGGAACAGCCGCCGCCGGCGGAAATCGTGCTCGACCGCGACATCCCCGAACGCGAACTGATCGAGCAGGCGCTGGCCGAGCACGCCGGCCGCAGGGTCGAGTTGCGCAGCAACGTGCGCGGCGAGCGCGCGGCGCACCTCGACCTGGTCAAGCGCAATGCGGAACTGGCGCTGGCTACCGAACTCACCAGCAGCGGCGCGCAGCAGGCGCGGGTGGACGGCCTGCGCGAGCTGCTCGGCCTGGCCGAACCGCCGAAGCGGATCGAGTGTTTCGACATCAGTCATACCATGGGCGAGGCGACGGTGGCCTCGTGCGTGGTGTTCGATGCGGCCGGCCCGGTGCGCAACCAGTACCGGCGCTACAACATCGCCGGCATCGAGCCCGGCGACGATTACGCCGCGATGCATCAGGCCCTGCAGCGGCGCTTCCGTCCCGCGGTCGAGGGCGAGCCCGACATCGTGCTGCCGGATGTGCTGCTGATCGACGGCGGCGCGGGGCAGGTGGCGCAGGCGCGCGACGTGCTGCAGGAAAACGGGGTGGCCGGGGTGGTCCTGGTCGGGGTGGCGAAAGGCCCGGCGCGCAAGGCCGGCGCCGAAACCCTGCTGCTGCCGGATGGGCGCGAAGTGCAGCCCGGCGCGGCTTCGCCCGCCCTGCAACTGGTGCAGCAGGTGCGCGACGAGGCGCACCGCTTCGCCATCACCGGCCATCGCGGCAGGCGCCAGAAGGCGCGCGCGACCAGCCGGCTGGAGGATATCGCCGGGATCGGCCCGCGCCGGCGCGCGGCCCTGTTGAAGCATTTCGGCGGCCTGTCGGGATTGAAGGCGGCGGCGGTGGACGACATCGCCAGGGTCGAGGGCGTCAACCGCGCGCTGGCCGAACGCATCTGGGCCAGCCTGCACGGCTTGGAGCAGGGCGCGGCGAACGAACAGGCATGA
- the lpxK gene encoding tetraacyldisaccharide 4'-kinase: protein MSQRRLPQAPAYWYDGSVPPLSARMLSALYASVTALRRKAYARGWLRSRKAGAPVVVVGNITAGGTGKTPLVIALVARLRAQGWTPGVASRGHGREDEAAPRWVDADSVAAQVGDEPLLIARASGAKVRVDRDRVAAARALVAAGCDVVVCDDGLQHYRLARDVEIEVQDARRRYGNGRLLPAGPLREPVERAADCEFRVLNLGVAGEGEAQRESGFGEWPMRLQVAAARPLRGGRAQPLSAFAGQRVHAVAGIGDPERFFAMLREAGIAVVPHAFPDHHAYTPGDFAFGSKLPILMTEKDAVKCAAFVEAQAYTVPVDAQLPEAFWIALLDRLPARLR from the coding sequence ATGAGCCAACGCCGTTTGCCGCAAGCCCCGGCGTACTGGTACGACGGCAGCGTGCCGCCGTTGTCCGCGCGCATGCTGTCCGCGCTGTACGCCAGCGTCACCGCCTTGCGGCGCAAGGCCTACGCGCGCGGCTGGCTGCGCAGCCGGAAGGCGGGCGCGCCGGTGGTGGTGGTGGGCAACATCACCGCCGGCGGTACCGGCAAGACGCCGCTGGTGATCGCCCTGGTCGCGCGCTTGCGTGCGCAGGGCTGGACCCCGGGCGTCGCCAGCCGCGGCCATGGCCGCGAAGACGAAGCCGCCCCGCGCTGGGTCGATGCCGACAGCGTCGCGGCGCAGGTCGGCGACGAGCCTCTGCTGATCGCGCGCGCCAGCGGCGCGAAGGTGCGGGTGGACCGCGATCGCGTCGCCGCCGCGCGCGCGCTGGTGGCCGCCGGTTGCGACGTCGTCGTCTGCGACGATGGCCTGCAGCATTACCGGCTGGCCCGCGACGTCGAGATCGAAGTGCAGGACGCGCGCCGTCGCTACGGCAACGGCCGCCTGCTGCCCGCCGGCCCGCTGCGCGAACCGGTGGAACGCGCGGCCGATTGCGAATTCCGCGTGCTCAACCTCGGCGTTGCCGGCGAAGGCGAGGCGCAGCGCGAATCCGGGTTCGGCGAATGGCCGATGCGGCTGCAGGTGGCGGCGGCGCGACCGCTGCGCGGCGGGCGCGCGCAACCGCTGTCGGCATTCGCCGGCCAGCGCGTGCATGCGGTGGCGGGGATCGGCGATCCCGAGCGCTTCTTCGCGATGCTGCGCGAGGCCGGGATCGCGGTGGTGCCGCATGCGTTCCCCGACCACCATGCCTACACGCCGGGCGATTTCGCGTTCGGCAGCAAGCTGCCGATCCTGATGACCGAAAAGGATGCGGTGAAGTGCGCGGCGTTCGTCGAGGCGCAGGCATACACGGTGCCGGTGGATGCGCAGCTGCCGGAGGCGTTCTGGATCGCGCTGCTGGACCGGTTGCCGGCGCGCTTGCGCTAG
- the msbA gene encoding lipid A export permease/ATP-binding protein MsbA, whose product MSEAATSATYKRLRRYAKPYWGLIGIGMLAMALEAAASGGTLKLLGPIVDDIFVEKHFSYWLPVGLVLLLLARGLFGLVADYTIARSGRGVARDLRMQLMDKYLHLPGARFDSEPVPSMLTRLGADSEQVAQAAVDALKVMVSNALGIVATLAVMFWTSWRVSLVLLLLAPALAWMMGKVGKRYRRLNHAIQESAADMLQTADQALHAQQDVKAYGAQPAELARYGVQTLQNLRLALKIEVTRGTLSMLVQGLGAVGVAVMLVAAGIEAAKGRLTAGDFMTLMTAMVSLVPMLRQLTNVQSMLQRGISSADRLFSVMDAPSERDQGTRPLQRAQGLIEFDAVDARYEGQDAPALHAISFVAKPGTVTAIVGRSGSGKSTLVKLIPRFYEAERGRILLDGHPLADYPLVDLRRQIAIVGQQVLLFDGSVADNVAYGELHEASPDRIEAAVRDANAMEFVAKLPEGVATHIGAKGGKLSGGQRQRLAIARAMLKDAPILILDEATAALDNESERLVQDALAQLIPDRTTLVIAHRLSTIEHADQVLVLDGGRLVEQGTHAELLARGGLYAHLHAMQFRDGNGPAA is encoded by the coding sequence GTGAGCGAGGCCGCGACCTCCGCCACCTACAAGCGCCTGCGCCGCTACGCCAAGCCGTACTGGGGGTTGATCGGCATCGGCATGCTGGCGATGGCGCTGGAAGCCGCGGCCAGCGGCGGCACCCTCAAGCTGCTTGGCCCGATCGTCGACGACATCTTCGTCGAGAAGCACTTCAGCTACTGGCTGCCGGTCGGGCTGGTCCTGCTGCTGCTGGCGCGCGGGCTGTTCGGCTTGGTGGCCGATTACACCATCGCCCGTTCCGGCCGCGGGGTCGCCCGCGACCTGCGCATGCAGCTGATGGACAAGTACCTGCACCTGCCCGGTGCGCGCTTCGACAGCGAGCCGGTGCCATCGATGCTGACCCGGCTCGGCGCCGACAGCGAACAGGTCGCGCAGGCCGCGGTGGACGCACTGAAGGTGATGGTCAGCAATGCGCTGGGCATCGTCGCCACCCTGGCGGTGATGTTCTGGACCAGCTGGCGCGTCTCGCTGGTGTTGCTGCTGCTGGCGCCGGCACTGGCGTGGATGATGGGCAAGGTCGGCAAGCGCTATCGCCGGCTCAACCATGCGATCCAGGAATCCGCGGCCGACATGCTGCAGACCGCCGACCAGGCCCTGCACGCGCAGCAGGACGTGAAGGCCTACGGCGCGCAGCCGGCGGAGTTGGCGCGCTACGGCGTGCAGACCCTGCAGAACCTGCGGCTGGCGCTGAAGATCGAGGTCACCCGCGGCACGCTGTCGATGCTGGTGCAGGGACTGGGCGCGGTCGGGGTTGCGGTGATGCTGGTCGCTGCCGGCATCGAGGCGGCGAAAGGCCGGCTCACCGCCGGCGATTTCATGACCCTGATGACCGCGATGGTCAGCCTGGTGCCGATGCTGCGCCAGCTCACCAACGTGCAGAGCATGCTGCAGCGGGGCATCAGCTCCGCCGACCGCCTGTTCTCGGTGATGGACGCGCCGAGCGAACGCGACCAGGGCACGCGCCCGCTGCAACGCGCGCAGGGCCTGATCGAATTCGATGCGGTCGATGCGCGCTACGAAGGCCAGGACGCGCCGGCCCTGCACGCAATCAGCTTCGTCGCGAAACCGGGAACGGTGACCGCCATCGTCGGTCGCTCCGGCAGCGGCAAGTCCACCTTGGTGAAATTGATCCCGCGCTTCTACGAAGCCGAACGCGGCCGGATCCTGCTGGACGGCCATCCGCTCGCGGACTATCCGCTCGTCGACCTGCGCCGGCAGATCGCCATCGTCGGCCAGCAGGTGCTGCTGTTCGACGGCAGCGTGGCCGACAACGTGGCCTACGGCGAGTTGCACGAGGCATCGCCGGATCGGATCGAGGCCGCGGTGCGCGACGCCAATGCGATGGAATTCGTGGCGAAGCTGCCGGAAGGCGTGGCCACCCACATCGGCGCCAAGGGCGGCAAGCTGTCGGGCGGCCAGCGCCAGCGCCTGGCCATCGCCCGCGCGATGCTCAAGGACGCGCCGATCCTGATCCTCGACGAGGCCACCGCCGCGCTCGACAACGAATCCGAACGGCTGGTGCAGGACGCGCTGGCGCAGCTGATCCCGGACCGCACCACGCTGGTGATCGCGCACCGGCTGTCCACCATCGAACACGCCGACCAGGTGCTGGTGCTGGATGGCGGCCGGCTGGTGGAGCAGGGCACCCACGCCGAACTGCTGGCGCGCGGCGGCCTGTACGCGCACCTGCACGCGATGCAGTTCCGCGACGGGAACGGGCCGGCGGCATGA
- a CDS encoding ExbD/TolR family protein, with product MRIQDFREDDSPEINLIPLIDVLLCLLIFFVVTTTFDARSVLKLELPRADGQPSEAQSKALSVLVNAQGRYFVGDREVLRTDVESLKDSLRDVAGDDRARAVLLRADARTPHQSVVTALDALGQLGFRRVAIATAPEAGKPGGAAIQ from the coding sequence ATGCGCATCCAGGATTTCCGCGAGGACGACAGCCCAGAGATCAACCTGATCCCGTTGATCGACGTGCTGTTGTGCCTGCTGATCTTTTTCGTGGTGACCACCACCTTCGACGCGCGCTCCGTGCTGAAGCTGGAGCTGCCGCGCGCGGACGGCCAGCCCAGCGAGGCGCAGTCGAAGGCGTTGAGCGTGCTGGTCAATGCGCAGGGCCGCTATTTCGTCGGCGACCGCGAAGTGCTGCGCACCGACGTCGAATCCCTGAAGGATTCGCTGCGCGACGTCGCCGGCGACGATCGCGCGCGCGCGGTGCTGTTGCGGGCGGACGCGCGCACGCCGCACCAGTCGGTGGTGACCGCGCTGGACGCGCTCGGCCAGCTCGGCTTCCGCCGGGTGGCGATCGCCACCGCACCGGAGGCAGGCAAGCCCGGCGGAGCCGCCATCCAGTGA
- the cysD gene encoding sulfate adenylyltransferase subunit CysD, which yields MNAALSHLDRLEAESIHILREVAAEFRNPVMLYSVGKDSSVLLHLLQKAFHPARPPIPLLHVDTGWKFREMIEFRDRRAAETGIELRVHTNPEGLAQGIGPISHGATVHTDVMKTQALKQALDKWGFDAAIGGARRDEEKSRAKERIFSFRNAQHRWDPKNQRPELWNLYNTRVHKGESVRAFPISNWTELDVWLYIYRENIPVPSLYLARERPVVERDGALILVDDGRLPLRAGETPALKRVRFRTLGCYPLTGAIESEADTLEKIIAEMLVATSSERQGRVIDHDPTASMEKKKQEGYF from the coding sequence TTGAACGCAGCGCTCTCCCATCTCGATCGGCTGGAAGCCGAAAGCATCCACATCCTGCGCGAAGTCGCGGCCGAATTCCGCAACCCGGTGATGCTGTATTCCGTCGGCAAGGACAGCTCCGTGCTGCTGCACCTGCTGCAGAAGGCGTTTCATCCGGCGCGTCCGCCGATCCCGCTGCTGCACGTCGATACCGGCTGGAAGTTCCGCGAGATGATCGAATTCCGCGATCGCCGCGCCGCCGAAACCGGCATCGAACTGCGCGTGCACACCAATCCCGAAGGCCTGGCGCAGGGCATCGGCCCGATCAGCCACGGCGCGACCGTGCACACCGACGTGATGAAGACCCAGGCGCTGAAGCAGGCGCTGGACAAGTGGGGCTTCGACGCCGCCATCGGCGGCGCGCGCCGCGACGAGGAGAAGTCGCGCGCCAAGGAACGCATCTTCAGCTTCCGCAACGCGCAGCACCGCTGGGACCCGAAGAACCAGCGCCCCGAGCTGTGGAACCTGTACAACACCCGCGTGCACAAGGGCGAGTCGGTGCGCGCGTTCCCGATCAGCAACTGGACCGAGCTCGACGTCTGGCTGTACATCTACCGCGAGAACATCCCGGTGCCGTCCTTGTACCTGGCACGGGAGCGCCCGGTGGTCGAACGCGACGGCGCGCTGATCCTGGTCGACGACGGACGCCTGCCGCTGCGCGCGGGCGAAACGCCTGCGCTCAAGCGCGTGCGCTTCCGCACCCTGGGCTGCTATCCGCTGACCGGCGCGATCGAATCCGAGGCCGACACGCTGGAGAAGATCATCGCCGAGATGCTGGTGGCCACATCGTCGGAACGGCAGGGACGGGTGATCGACCACGATCCCACTGCATCGATGGAGAAGAAGAAGCAGGAAGGGTATTTCTGA